A genomic window from Sorex araneus isolate mSorAra2 chromosome 2, mSorAra2.pri, whole genome shotgun sequence includes:
- the LOC129401944 gene encoding patr class I histocompatibility antigen, A-126 alpha chain-like isoform X3: MWDPRPLLLLLSGALALTQTRAGPHSLRYFVTAVSRPGGEPRYISVGYVDDKQFVRFDRDSASPRMEPRAPWAEQEGPEYWERETQVSKNNAQTYRVNLSNLRGYYNQSEADSHTIQSMSGCDVGSDGRLLRGYWQDAYDGADYIALNEDLRSWTAAGGTQAWRTQRKWEQGGETEYLRNYLENICVKSLLRYLENGKDTLLRAEAPRSHITHHTFSDREVTLRCWALGFYPADITLTWQRDGEDLTQDTELVETRPSGDGTFQKWAAVVVPSGEEQRYTCRVQHQGLPEPVTLRWEPPSQPTIHIVGIIVDLALLGAVLTGAVVAAVISRRKCSGKMGVGEEGGQYTQAASSDSSQSSDESLMNT, from the exons ATGTGGGACCCGcgacccctcctgctgctgctctcggGGGCCCTGGCCCTAACCCAGACCCGGGCGG gcccccactccctgcggtATTTCGTCACCGCCGTgtcccggcccggcggggagccCCGCTACATCTCCGTGGGCTACGTGGACGACAAGCAGTTCGTGCGCTTCGACAGGGACTCGGCGAGTCCGAGGATGGAGCCGCGGGCGCCGTGGGcggagcaggagggacccgagtacTGGGAGCGGGAGACGCAAGTCTCCAAGAATAACGCACAGACTTACCGAGTGAACCTGAGCAACCTGCGCGGCTACTACAACCAGAGCGAGGCGG ACTCTCACACCATCCAGAGCATGTCCGGCTGCGACGTGGGGTCCGACGGGCGCCTCCTGCGCGGGTACTGGCAAGACGCCTACGACGGCGCCGACTACATCGCCCTGAACGAGGACCTGCGCTCCTGGACGGCGGCGGGGGgcacgcaggcttggagaacccagcgcaAGTGGGAGCAGGGGGGTGAGACTGAGTACCTCAGGAACTACCTGGAGAACATTTGCGTGAAGTCCCTTCTCAGATACCTGGAGAATGGGAAGGATACACTGCTGCGCGCAG AAGCCCCCAGAAGCCACATCACCCACCACACCTTCTCTGACCGggaggtcaccctgaggtgctgggccctgggcttctaccctgccgacatcaccctgacctggcagcgtgatggggaggacctgacccaggacacagagctggtggagaccaggccttcaggggatggaaccttccagaagtgggcagctgtggtggtgccttctggagaggagcagagatacacgtgccgtgtgcagcaccaggggctgccggagcctgtcaccctgagatggg aacccccttctcagcccaccatTCACATTGTGGGCATCATTGTCGACCTGGCTCTCCTTGGGGCTGTGCTCACTGGggctgtggtggcagctgtgatcaGCAGGAGGAAGTGCTCAGGTAagatgggggtgg GTGAGGAAGGAGGACAGTACACTCAGGCTGCAA GCAGTGACAGTTCCCAGAGCTCTGATGAGTCTCTCATGAACACTTGA
- the LOC129401944 gene encoding patr class I histocompatibility antigen, A-126 alpha chain-like isoform X5, translating to MWDPRPLLLLLSGALALTQTRAGPHSLRYFVTAVSRPGGEPRYISVGYVDDKQFVRFDRDSASPRMEPRAPWAEQEGPEYWERETQVSKNNAQTYRVNLSNLRGYYNQSEADSHTIQSMSGCDVGSDGRLLRGYWQDAYDGADYIALNEDLRSWTAAGGTQAWRTQRKWEQGGETEYLRNYLENICVKSLLRYLENGKDTLLRAEAPRSHITHHTFSDREVTLRCWALGFYPADITLTWQRDGEDLTQDTELVETRPSGDGTFQKWAAVVVPSGEEQRYTCRVQHQGLPEPVTLRWEPPSQPTIHIVGIIVDLALLGAVLTGAVVAAVISRRKCSGEEGGQYTQAASSDSSQSSDESLMNT from the exons ATGTGGGACCCGcgacccctcctgctgctgctctcggGGGCCCTGGCCCTAACCCAGACCCGGGCGG gcccccactccctgcggtATTTCGTCACCGCCGTgtcccggcccggcggggagccCCGCTACATCTCCGTGGGCTACGTGGACGACAAGCAGTTCGTGCGCTTCGACAGGGACTCGGCGAGTCCGAGGATGGAGCCGCGGGCGCCGTGGGcggagcaggagggacccgagtacTGGGAGCGGGAGACGCAAGTCTCCAAGAATAACGCACAGACTTACCGAGTGAACCTGAGCAACCTGCGCGGCTACTACAACCAGAGCGAGGCGG ACTCTCACACCATCCAGAGCATGTCCGGCTGCGACGTGGGGTCCGACGGGCGCCTCCTGCGCGGGTACTGGCAAGACGCCTACGACGGCGCCGACTACATCGCCCTGAACGAGGACCTGCGCTCCTGGACGGCGGCGGGGGgcacgcaggcttggagaacccagcgcaAGTGGGAGCAGGGGGGTGAGACTGAGTACCTCAGGAACTACCTGGAGAACATTTGCGTGAAGTCCCTTCTCAGATACCTGGAGAATGGGAAGGATACACTGCTGCGCGCAG AAGCCCCCAGAAGCCACATCACCCACCACACCTTCTCTGACCGggaggtcaccctgaggtgctgggccctgggcttctaccctgccgacatcaccctgacctggcagcgtgatggggaggacctgacccaggacacagagctggtggagaccaggccttcaggggatggaaccttccagaagtgggcagctgtggtggtgccttctggagaggagcagagatacacgtgccgtgtgcagcaccaggggctgccggagcctgtcaccctgagatggg aacccccttctcagcccaccatTCACATTGTGGGCATCATTGTCGACCTGGCTCTCCTTGGGGCTGTGCTCACTGGggctgtggtggcagctgtgatcaGCAGGAGGAAGTGCTCAG GTGAGGAAGGAGGACAGTACACTCAGGCTGCAA GCAGTGACAGTTCCCAGAGCTCTGATGAGTCTCTCATGAACACTTGA
- the LOC129401944 gene encoding patr class I histocompatibility antigen, A-126 alpha chain-like isoform X4: MWDPRPLLLLLSGALALTQTRAGPHSLRYFVTAVSRPGGEPRYISVGYVDDKQFVRFDRDSASPRMEPRAPWAEQEGPEYWERETQVSKNNAQTYRVNLSNLRGYYNQSEADSHTIQSMSGCDVGSDGRLLRGYWQDAYDGADYIALNEDLRSWTAAGGTQAWRTQRKWEQGGETEYLRNYLENICVKSLLRYLENGKDTLLRAEAPRSHITHHTFSDREVTLRCWALGFYPADITLTWQRDGEDLTQDTELVETRPSGDGTFQKWAAVVVPSGEEQRYTCRVQHQGLPEPVTLRWEPPSQPTIHIVGIIVDLALLGAVLTGAVVAAVISRRKCSGEEGGQYTQAASKFCSTPGSDSSQSSDESLMNT; the protein is encoded by the exons ATGTGGGACCCGcgacccctcctgctgctgctctcggGGGCCCTGGCCCTAACCCAGACCCGGGCGG gcccccactccctgcggtATTTCGTCACCGCCGTgtcccggcccggcggggagccCCGCTACATCTCCGTGGGCTACGTGGACGACAAGCAGTTCGTGCGCTTCGACAGGGACTCGGCGAGTCCGAGGATGGAGCCGCGGGCGCCGTGGGcggagcaggagggacccgagtacTGGGAGCGGGAGACGCAAGTCTCCAAGAATAACGCACAGACTTACCGAGTGAACCTGAGCAACCTGCGCGGCTACTACAACCAGAGCGAGGCGG ACTCTCACACCATCCAGAGCATGTCCGGCTGCGACGTGGGGTCCGACGGGCGCCTCCTGCGCGGGTACTGGCAAGACGCCTACGACGGCGCCGACTACATCGCCCTGAACGAGGACCTGCGCTCCTGGACGGCGGCGGGGGgcacgcaggcttggagaacccagcgcaAGTGGGAGCAGGGGGGTGAGACTGAGTACCTCAGGAACTACCTGGAGAACATTTGCGTGAAGTCCCTTCTCAGATACCTGGAGAATGGGAAGGATACACTGCTGCGCGCAG AAGCCCCCAGAAGCCACATCACCCACCACACCTTCTCTGACCGggaggtcaccctgaggtgctgggccctgggcttctaccctgccgacatcaccctgacctggcagcgtgatggggaggacctgacccaggacacagagctggtggagaccaggccttcaggggatggaaccttccagaagtgggcagctgtggtggtgccttctggagaggagcagagatacacgtgccgtgtgcagcaccaggggctgccggagcctgtcaccctgagatggg aacccccttctcagcccaccatTCACATTGTGGGCATCATTGTCGACCTGGCTCTCCTTGGGGCTGTGCTCACTGGggctgtggtggcagctgtgatcaGCAGGAGGAAGTGCTCAG GTGAGGAAGGAGGACAGTACACTCAGGCTGCAAgtaagt TTTGTTCCACCCCAGGCAGTGACAGTTCCCAGAGCTCTGATGAGTCTCTCATGAACACTTGA
- the LOC129401944 gene encoding patr class I histocompatibility antigen, A-126 alpha chain-like isoform X7 → MWDPRPLLLLLSGALALTQTRAGPHSLRYFVTAVSRPGGEPRYISVGYVDDKQFVRFDRDSASPRMEPRAPWAEQEGPEYWERETQVSKNNAQTYRVNLSNLRGYYNQSEADSHTIQSMSGCDVGSDGRLLRGYWQDAYDGADYIALNEDLRSWTAAGGTQAWRTQRKWEQGGETEYLRNYLENICVKSLLRYLENGKDTLLRAEAPRSHITHHTFSDREVTLRCWALGFYPADITLTWQRDGEDLTQDTELVETRPSGDGTFQKWAAVVVPSGEEQRYTCRVQHQGLPEPVTLRWEPPSQPTIHIVGIIVDLALLGAVLTGAVVAAVISRRKCSGSDSSQSSDESLMNT, encoded by the exons ATGTGGGACCCGcgacccctcctgctgctgctctcggGGGCCCTGGCCCTAACCCAGACCCGGGCGG gcccccactccctgcggtATTTCGTCACCGCCGTgtcccggcccggcggggagccCCGCTACATCTCCGTGGGCTACGTGGACGACAAGCAGTTCGTGCGCTTCGACAGGGACTCGGCGAGTCCGAGGATGGAGCCGCGGGCGCCGTGGGcggagcaggagggacccgagtacTGGGAGCGGGAGACGCAAGTCTCCAAGAATAACGCACAGACTTACCGAGTGAACCTGAGCAACCTGCGCGGCTACTACAACCAGAGCGAGGCGG ACTCTCACACCATCCAGAGCATGTCCGGCTGCGACGTGGGGTCCGACGGGCGCCTCCTGCGCGGGTACTGGCAAGACGCCTACGACGGCGCCGACTACATCGCCCTGAACGAGGACCTGCGCTCCTGGACGGCGGCGGGGGgcacgcaggcttggagaacccagcgcaAGTGGGAGCAGGGGGGTGAGACTGAGTACCTCAGGAACTACCTGGAGAACATTTGCGTGAAGTCCCTTCTCAGATACCTGGAGAATGGGAAGGATACACTGCTGCGCGCAG AAGCCCCCAGAAGCCACATCACCCACCACACCTTCTCTGACCGggaggtcaccctgaggtgctgggccctgggcttctaccctgccgacatcaccctgacctggcagcgtgatggggaggacctgacccaggacacagagctggtggagaccaggccttcaggggatggaaccttccagaagtgggcagctgtggtggtgccttctggagaggagcagagatacacgtgccgtgtgcagcaccaggggctgccggagcctgtcaccctgagatggg aacccccttctcagcccaccatTCACATTGTGGGCATCATTGTCGACCTGGCTCTCCTTGGGGCTGTGCTCACTGGggctgtggtggcagctgtgatcaGCAGGAGGAAGTGCTCAG GCAGTGACAGTTCCCAGAGCTCTGATGAGTCTCTCATGAACACTTGA
- the LOC129401944 gene encoding patr class I histocompatibility antigen, A-126 alpha chain-like isoform X2 — MWDPRPLLLLLSGALALTQTRAGPHSLRYFVTAVSRPGGEPRYISVGYVDDKQFVRFDRDSASPRMEPRAPWAEQEGPEYWERETQVSKNNAQTYRVNLSNLRGYYNQSEADSHTIQSMSGCDVGSDGRLLRGYWQDAYDGADYIALNEDLRSWTAAGGTQAWRTQRKWEQGGETEYLRNYLENICVKSLLRYLENGKDTLLRAEAPRSHITHHTFSDREVTLRCWALGFYPADITLTWQRDGEDLTQDTELVETRPSGDGTFQKWAAVVVPSGEEQRYTCRVQHQGLPEPVTLRWEPPSQPTIHIVGIIVDLALLGAVLTGAVVAAVISRRKCSGNFLPAGEEGGQYTQAASSDSSQSSDESLMNT; from the exons ATGTGGGACCCGcgacccctcctgctgctgctctcggGGGCCCTGGCCCTAACCCAGACCCGGGCGG gcccccactccctgcggtATTTCGTCACCGCCGTgtcccggcccggcggggagccCCGCTACATCTCCGTGGGCTACGTGGACGACAAGCAGTTCGTGCGCTTCGACAGGGACTCGGCGAGTCCGAGGATGGAGCCGCGGGCGCCGTGGGcggagcaggagggacccgagtacTGGGAGCGGGAGACGCAAGTCTCCAAGAATAACGCACAGACTTACCGAGTGAACCTGAGCAACCTGCGCGGCTACTACAACCAGAGCGAGGCGG ACTCTCACACCATCCAGAGCATGTCCGGCTGCGACGTGGGGTCCGACGGGCGCCTCCTGCGCGGGTACTGGCAAGACGCCTACGACGGCGCCGACTACATCGCCCTGAACGAGGACCTGCGCTCCTGGACGGCGGCGGGGGgcacgcaggcttggagaacccagcgcaAGTGGGAGCAGGGGGGTGAGACTGAGTACCTCAGGAACTACCTGGAGAACATTTGCGTGAAGTCCCTTCTCAGATACCTGGAGAATGGGAAGGATACACTGCTGCGCGCAG AAGCCCCCAGAAGCCACATCACCCACCACACCTTCTCTGACCGggaggtcaccctgaggtgctgggccctgggcttctaccctgccgacatcaccctgacctggcagcgtgatggggaggacctgacccaggacacagagctggtggagaccaggccttcaggggatggaaccttccagaagtgggcagctgtggtggtgccttctggagaggagcagagatacacgtgccgtgtgcagcaccaggggctgccggagcctgtcaccctgagatggg aacccccttctcagcccaccatTCACATTGTGGGCATCATTGTCGACCTGGCTCTCCTTGGGGCTGTGCTCACTGGggctgtggtggcagctgtgatcaGCAGGAGGAAGTGCTCAGGTAa TTTCCTTCCCGCAGGTGAGGAAGGAGGACAGTACACTCAGGCTGCAA GCAGTGACAGTTCCCAGAGCTCTGATGAGTCTCTCATGAACACTTGA
- the LOC129401944 gene encoding patr class I histocompatibility antigen, A-126 alpha chain-like isoform X6 — MWDPRPLLLLLSGALALTQTRAGPHSLRYFVTAVSRPGGEPRYISVGYVDDKQFVRFDRDSASPRMEPRAPWAEQEGPEYWERETQVSKNNAQTYRVNLSNLRGYYNQSEADSHTIQSMSGCDVGSDGRLLRGYWQDAYDGADYIALNEDLRSWTAAGGTQAWRTQRKWEQGGETEYLRNYLENICVKSLLRYLENGKDTLLRAEAPRSHITHHTFSDREVTLRCWALGFYPADITLTWQRDGEDLTQDTELVETRPSGDGTFQKWAAVVVPSGEEQRYTCRVQHQGLPEPVTLRWEPPSQPTIHIVGIIVDLALLGAVLTGAVVAAVISRRKCSGEEGGQYTQAASNDSSQSSDESLMNT, encoded by the exons ATGTGGGACCCGcgacccctcctgctgctgctctcggGGGCCCTGGCCCTAACCCAGACCCGGGCGG gcccccactccctgcggtATTTCGTCACCGCCGTgtcccggcccggcggggagccCCGCTACATCTCCGTGGGCTACGTGGACGACAAGCAGTTCGTGCGCTTCGACAGGGACTCGGCGAGTCCGAGGATGGAGCCGCGGGCGCCGTGGGcggagcaggagggacccgagtacTGGGAGCGGGAGACGCAAGTCTCCAAGAATAACGCACAGACTTACCGAGTGAACCTGAGCAACCTGCGCGGCTACTACAACCAGAGCGAGGCGG ACTCTCACACCATCCAGAGCATGTCCGGCTGCGACGTGGGGTCCGACGGGCGCCTCCTGCGCGGGTACTGGCAAGACGCCTACGACGGCGCCGACTACATCGCCCTGAACGAGGACCTGCGCTCCTGGACGGCGGCGGGGGgcacgcaggcttggagaacccagcgcaAGTGGGAGCAGGGGGGTGAGACTGAGTACCTCAGGAACTACCTGGAGAACATTTGCGTGAAGTCCCTTCTCAGATACCTGGAGAATGGGAAGGATACACTGCTGCGCGCAG AAGCCCCCAGAAGCCACATCACCCACCACACCTTCTCTGACCGggaggtcaccctgaggtgctgggccctgggcttctaccctgccgacatcaccctgacctggcagcgtgatggggaggacctgacccaggacacagagctggtggagaccaggccttcaggggatggaaccttccagaagtgggcagctgtggtggtgccttctggagaggagcagagatacacgtgccgtgtgcagcaccaggggctgccggagcctgtcaccctgagatggg aacccccttctcagcccaccatTCACATTGTGGGCATCATTGTCGACCTGGCTCTCCTTGGGGCTGTGCTCACTGGggctgtggtggcagctgtgatcaGCAGGAGGAAGTGCTCAG GTGAGGAAGGAGGACAGTACACTCAGGCTGCAAgtaa TGACAGTTCCCAGAGCTCTGATGAGTCTCTCATGAACACTTGA
- the LOC129401944 gene encoding patr class I histocompatibility antigen, A-126 alpha chain-like isoform X1: protein MWDPRPLLLLLSGALALTQTRAGPHSLRYFVTAVSRPGGEPRYISVGYVDDKQFVRFDRDSASPRMEPRAPWAEQEGPEYWERETQVSKNNAQTYRVNLSNLRGYYNQSEADSHTIQSMSGCDVGSDGRLLRGYWQDAYDGADYIALNEDLRSWTAAGGTQAWRTQRKWEQGGETEYLRNYLENICVKSLLRYLENGKDTLLRAEAPRSHITHHTFSDREVTLRCWALGFYPADITLTWQRDGEDLTQDTELVETRPSGDGTFQKWAAVVVPSGEEQRYTCRVQHQGLPEPVTLRWEPPSQPTIHIVGIIVDLALLGAVLTGAVVAAVISRRKCSGEEGGQYTQAASKCGQGWDPGILGTEAEPMGTSCTPDSSSSPIPSDSDLGLFVPPQAVTVPRALMSLS from the exons ATGTGGGACCCGcgacccctcctgctgctgctctcggGGGCCCTGGCCCTAACCCAGACCCGGGCGG gcccccactccctgcggtATTTCGTCACCGCCGTgtcccggcccggcggggagccCCGCTACATCTCCGTGGGCTACGTGGACGACAAGCAGTTCGTGCGCTTCGACAGGGACTCGGCGAGTCCGAGGATGGAGCCGCGGGCGCCGTGGGcggagcaggagggacccgagtacTGGGAGCGGGAGACGCAAGTCTCCAAGAATAACGCACAGACTTACCGAGTGAACCTGAGCAACCTGCGCGGCTACTACAACCAGAGCGAGGCGG ACTCTCACACCATCCAGAGCATGTCCGGCTGCGACGTGGGGTCCGACGGGCGCCTCCTGCGCGGGTACTGGCAAGACGCCTACGACGGCGCCGACTACATCGCCCTGAACGAGGACCTGCGCTCCTGGACGGCGGCGGGGGgcacgcaggcttggagaacccagcgcaAGTGGGAGCAGGGGGGTGAGACTGAGTACCTCAGGAACTACCTGGAGAACATTTGCGTGAAGTCCCTTCTCAGATACCTGGAGAATGGGAAGGATACACTGCTGCGCGCAG AAGCCCCCAGAAGCCACATCACCCACCACACCTTCTCTGACCGggaggtcaccctgaggtgctgggccctgggcttctaccctgccgacatcaccctgacctggcagcgtgatggggaggacctgacccaggacacagagctggtggagaccaggccttcaggggatggaaccttccagaagtgggcagctgtggtggtgccttctggagaggagcagagatacacgtgccgtgtgcagcaccaggggctgccggagcctgtcaccctgagatggg aacccccttctcagcccaccatTCACATTGTGGGCATCATTGTCGACCTGGCTCTCCTTGGGGCTGTGCTCACTGGggctgtggtggcagctgtgatcaGCAGGAGGAAGTGCTCAG GTGAGGAAGGAGGACAGTACACTCAGGCTGCAAgtaagtgtgggcagggctgggacccTGGAATCCTGGGGACAGAGGCTGAGCCCATGGGGACCTCCTGCACCCCTGATTCCTCCTCAAGTCCCATCCCCAGTGACTCTGACCTTGGCCTGTTTGTTCCACCCCAGGCAGTGACAGTTCCCAGAGCTCTGATGAGTCTCTCATGA